One window from the genome of Apium graveolens cultivar Ventura unplaced genomic scaffold, ASM990537v1 ctg8944, whole genome shotgun sequence encodes:
- the LOC141705502 gene encoding uncharacterized protein LOC141705502, with product MIPVAPCATCGGHHPGRACYRQTGACFLCGSMPHRAKDCTVSRNPGGGGAGGGSGSGSQQNPTARVFALTAKQASANSGTISGILLIGRRDAYVLFDTGSTHSIVSLSFVHHLGVAPSLFYPHMSISTPMGNSVVNSDVYRECPIAVGDRNYKGDIKLISALKASKLLSKGCDGYLAFVKDTSKDEPSIEDYPAVREYEDVFPDELPGLPPHREVEFTIELVPGAEPISKAPYRMAPLELQELKEQLQELLDRGFIRPSVSPWGALVLVKEAQKDDTGLKAIRSEVAGGKQKHFRVDDEGMIWWVGNCACPQTRRFVRNLKEAHSFFIFYSSRFH from the exons ATGATTCCAGTGGCTCCTTGTGCTACATGTGGTGGACATCATCCAGGTAGAGCTTGTTACAGACAGACTGGGGCTTGTTTCTTATGTGGTAGCATGCCCCATAGGGCAAAGGATTGCACAGTATCACGCAACCCTGGTGGAGGAGGAGCTGGCGGTGGTAGTGGCAGTGGAAGTCAGCAAAATCCTACTGCCAGAGTGTTTGCATTGACGGCAAAGCAGGCATCAGCTAATTCAGGTACCATTTCGGGAATACTTCTTATTGGTAGACGTGAtgcttatgtgttatttgatactgGTTCAACCCATTCTATTGTGTCTTTATCGTTTGTTCATCATCTAGGCGTTGCACCTTCATTATTTTATCCTCATATGTCTATTTCTACCCCGATGGGGAATTCTGTTGTTAATTCTGATGTGTATCGAGAGTGTCCGATAGCTGTTGGAGATAGAAATTATAAG GGGGATATTAAGTTAATTTCTGCTCTAAAGGCGAGTAAATTGTTGTCTAAGGGTTGTGATGGCTACCTTGCTTTCGTGAAGGATACATCGAAGGATGAACCTAGCATCGAGGATTATCCAGCTGTGAGGGAGTATGAAGATGTGTTCCCCGATGAGCTACCAGGTTTGCCACCACATAGAGAGGTGGAGTTTACTATTGAACTTGTTCCAGGTGCCGAGCCTATTTCTAAGGCGCCTTATCGAATGGCACCACTtgagttgcaagaattgaaggagcaGTTGCAAGAGTTATTGGATAGAGGATTTATTAGGCCAAGTGTGTCTCCTTGGGGCGCTCTTGTgct GGTTAAGGAAGCTCAGAAGGATGATACAGGTTTGAAAGCTATTAGATCTGAGGTGGCAGGTGGCAAGCAAAAACACTTTCGTGTTGATGATGAGGGCATGATATGGTGGGTGGGAAATTGTGCGTGCCCGCAGACCCGGCGATTCGTGAGAAAtttgaaggaggctcatagtttcttcattttctattcatccaggttccACTAA